In one window of Episyrphus balteatus chromosome 3, idEpiBalt1.1, whole genome shotgun sequence DNA:
- the LOC129915710 gene encoding collagen alpha-1(I) chain-like isoform X1 codes for MVNKVMRKIPLKRRRKNYQNDQSLSCSLFTASTVNNNNSSSSLSTPAKRLLLPQWVTFSATLIIIVIFNITWSTILGYVDAVAAAAERNEDDSGLVDLIKEFGISDVPVGITQAKGFCGSERNIYQASYPSPAFSLTKEAILTIQTSKAFPNGFPEDFSILIALKPSNRSQVKVPVFTIYSEESEDVLSVTIGREIGMIYQQVDGPNFQRNDINFGIGINDNKWHRFGISVKGHAATLILDCNKQVTRRLDRQLGSSLPTNGLILTGVQLTDDEGFFTGDIQMMHVADNPEAGYDICSKYVPSCSRSIVVESEGDPNSLRRFESSTWSSVGGEGFEAFEGSSRSSIDGFSGGPTGSSSFQYSTSGSLGGGGSTGSSGAYNYFPNGYEFGSRGGASGSASSALENGESGTGPNYHSSRYSQGPGDSEENISAAGGIEPTDNSLEAPNSTEVENSREESLAGSGLNGHGHISNKSETTSQENSVGHDGDEFDLNSFNTGLGGSRERGSGGRKRPKGRKKHRKMDSGVMTDLATIPPERRNNETGLGPNEPTSVNCYPGPRGYTGLPGPPGERGPKGDPGRDGLSGTAGGPGAPGHVFVVPVSQSNEKGPDSQAEALRQMLSQHMMSMKGPEGPMGLTGLPGPSGPPGLQGTKGEPGDVGEPGARGLRGPAGTQGREGRRGRSGRDGERGAVGPTGVKGEIGPMGSPGLPGDKGHRGVPGVAGEKGQQGLEGQPGEEGPTGLPGLPGELGPRGFLGPRGFPGPAGNPGLPGNEGVQGVKGNPGLTGLPGAPGQQGASGPPGAPGQQGNLGPPGIPGPSGKPGLPGLPGADGAPGRAGTPGSMGSKGDQGMQGVQGPVGFPGPRGPKGDDGPRGPMGDKGDNGERGLDGEKGETGLQGERGNAGPPGSPGPEGPEGPKGFEGPRGEMGMIGPTGEKGKDGPQGFQGYPGATGDKGDKGATGATGPAGIKGERGLQGTQGERGEIGPRGFRGSRGRRGNDGIVGPKGDTGQPGPPGAQGEAGRQGTEGPRGFIGMPGPPGADGKNGPPGPAGERGSPGEPGKPGPTGEPGVIGPRGATGDMGQVGEPGIPGLPGLPGEPGLPGDAGKEGHPGPPGHMGNPGPQGPTGLPGFPGDRGHQGQPGLPGLKGELGIPGAPGIPGDKGQAGEAGKDGPQGQMGRPGPPGNLGAPGAKGEVGEKGPIGPVGRDGLTGLRGLPGPPGPAGTPGEDGDKGELGPPGEKGLKGSQGEMGPMGSSGPQGPRGESGPPGAPGDKGPTGEMGRAGIKGEDGKPGIAGPPGNMGLQGLPGPPGIKGERGDDGMMGPVGPIGIPGEQGRRGPKGASGAQGKPGAPGPIGFTGADGAQGQPGPIGPPGKEGERGQNGPKGEEGKSGLPGPPGKQGNLGPEGPKGALGPRGYPGNNGEPGLPGIKGEPGKEGDDGKPGEQGMPGDYGPPGRIGEPGPPGKQGSEGPAGLQGSTGPSGEKGDKGDIGPAGPMGIIGPQGLPGTQGPAGLRGPPGVTGETGRAGNIGPPGPNGKIGDTGPDGQKGDRGRRGPKGHRGELGMVGLKGDQGEKGDRGLRGPQGPEGRKGDLGPMGQLGFKGNDGIQGPVGEPGKLGPKGTDGPTGPKGDMGPAGPPGPPGAPADAPLIPPELLFQMGEYGNTKADLRRRRDVPSFEDLAAIDDDDDDFNELMGISKDTTSKRKSKRKKTKKEDLPPKFQDMYSAIYTMRQEMDRIRKPLGTQDNPARTCRDLHFGHPHFKDDWYWIDPNAGMADDAIYVFCNMTGDGETCVPADLHTAQMPSIPWRKEENLDWYSNMRGASKITYDTIGLVQLTFLKLLSQEGYQNFTYSCSNSVAWFNANDNNYTNAIKLQGDNEFEIGNEGTPVKPIVLFDGCQNGNTQSETILEIRTKRLSYLPITDFFPKDYGQPNQSFGFKVGSACFK; via the exons ATGGTGAACAAAGTTATGCGAAAAATTCCTCTTAAACGGAgacgaaaaaactatcaaaatgaTCAAAGTTTAAGTTGTTCACTTTTTACTGCCTCGactgttaataataataattcatcgTCATCATTATCTACGCCTGCCAAACGTTTATTGCTGCCACAATGGGTCACATTCAGCGCCACACTTATCATTATCGTCATCTTTAATATCACATGGAGTACAATTTTGGGTTATGTAGATGCTGTCGCCGCTGCCGCCGAAAGGAATGAGGATgata GCGGTTTGGTTGATCTTATCAAAGAATTCGGAATATCAGATGTCCCAGTTGGTATTACACAAGCCAAAGGCTTCTGTGGCAGTGAACGTAACATCTATCAAGCCTCATATCCATCACCAGCTTTCTCTTTGACCAAAGAAGCTATTCTAACAATACAAACATCGAAAGCCTTTCCCAATGGCTTTCCCGAAGACTTTTCCATCCTAATAGCCCTTAAGCCAAGCAATCGCAGCCAAGTCAAAGTTCCGGTATTTACAATTTACTCCGAAGAAAGTGAAGACGTTCTATCGGTGACAATTGGTCGAGAAATCGGAATGATTTATCAACAAGTTGATGGTCCGAACTTTCAACGGAACGACATTAATTTTGGTATTGGCATCAATGACAACAAATGGCATCGATTTGGTATCAGTGTGAAAGGGCATGCGGCAACTTTGATTTTGGACTGTAACAAACAAGTTACTCGAAGGTTAGACAGGCAACTTGGATCTTCATTACCGACAAATGGTTTGATATTGACCGGGGTACAATTGACAGATGATGAAGGCTTTTTTACTGGGGATATCCAAATGATGCATGTGGCTGATAATCCTGAAGCTGGTTATGATATTTGTTCGAAGTATGTTCCGTCATGTAGCCGAAGTATTGTTGTAGAGTCTGAAGGGGACCCTAACAGCTTACGAAGGTTTGAAAGTTCAACTTGGAGTTCTGTCGGTGGCGAGGGGTTTGAAGCTTTCGAAGGGTCTAGTCGGTCTTCGATTGATGGTTTTAGTGGTGGACCAACGGGAAGCTCGAGCTTTCAATATTCAACTAGTGGGTCTTTAGGTGGAGGCGGTTCGACGGGATCAAGCGGAGCCTATAATTACTTCCCAAATGGTTATGAATTCGGTTCGAGAGGTGGAGCTTCTGGGTCTGCATCGTCTGCTTTAGAAAATGGAGAGAGCGGAACTGGACCGAATTATCATTCCTCACGATATTCCCAAGGACCTGGAGACTCCGAAGAAAACATTTCTGCAGCTGGTGGAATAGAACCAACTGATAACTCATTAGAAGCCCCGAATTCCACAGAAGTTGAAAATTCTAGAGAGGAGTCTTTAGCCGGAAGTGGTCTCAACGGTCATGGACACATTTCTAATAAATCCGAAACAACATCGCAAGAAAATAGTGTTGGTCACGATGGGGATGAATTTGATTTGAATTCTTTCAACACGGGCTTAGGTGGAAGTCGGGAGAGAGGATCCGGTGGTAGGAAAAGACCAAAAGGTCGAAAGAAGCATCGGAAAATGGATTCGGGGGTAATGACTGATTTGGCGACAATTCCTCCGGAACGTCGAAATAATGAAACAGGATTGGGACCCAATGAACCTACAAGTGTAAACTGTTATCCGGGACCGAGAGGTTATACCGGACTTCCCGGACCTCCAGGTGAGAGGGGTCCGAAGGGTGATCCAGGGAGAGATGGTCTTTCTGGGACAGCAGGTGGTCCTGGTGCACCGGGAcatgtttttgttgttcct GTTAGCCAAAGTAATGAAAAGGGACCGGATTCACAAGCAGAGGCTTTAAGACAAATGCTATCGCAGCATATG ATGTCTATGAAAGGACCAGAAGGACCAATGGGATTGACTGGATTGCCTGGACCGAGTGGGCCACCGGGTCTCCAGGGGACAAAAGGAGAACCGGGAGATGTGGGAGAACCT GGTGCCAGAGGTTTGAGAGGTCCAGCTGGGACCCAAGGTCGTGAAGGTCGACGAGGACGATCTGGTCGAGATGGGGAACGAGGAGCAGTTGGGCCAACTGGAGTGAAAGGTGAAATCGGACCGATGGGATCTCCAGGTTTGCCAGGTGATAAAGGTCATCGAGGAGTGCCAGGAGTTGCGGGAGAAAAAGGACAACAAGGTCTTGAAGGACAACCAGGTGAAGAAGGACCAACAGGCTTACCAGGTCTTCCCGGAGAGTTG GGACCTCGTGGTTTTCTTGGACCTCGTGGATTCCCAGGGCCAGCTGGAAATCCTGGTCTACCTGGTAACGAGGGTGTACAAGGTGTTAAAGGAAATCCAGGATTAACTGGATTGCCTGGAGCACCAGGCCAACAAGGTGCATCTGGACCACCAGGGGCTCCCGGTCAACAAGGTAACCTTGGGCCACCGGGAATTCCAGGTCCATCTGGCAAACCAGGTTTACCTGGTCTTCCCGGAGCAGACGGTGCTCCAGGGCGAGCTGGTACTCCAGGCTCAATGGGCAGCAAAGGTGATCAGGGAATGCAAGGTGTTCAAGGACCAGTTGGATTTCCTGGACCGCGTGGACCAAAAGGTGACGATGGACCACGGGGACCAATGGGAGACAAAGGTGACAATGGTGAACGTGGTTTGGATGGTGAGAAGGGAGAAACTGGTTTGCAGGGAGAGCGTGGAAATGCTGGACCACCTGGTAGCCCTGGCCCTGAAGGTCCAGAGGGCCCAAAAGGTTTTGAAGGACCTCGTGGTGAAATGGGAATGATTGGACCAACTGGGGAAAAGGGAAAAGATGGACCTCAAGGATTCCAAGGGTATCCAGGAGCAACTGGAGACAAGGGTGATAAAGGTGCTACTGGAGCCACAGGACCAGCTGGAATAAAAGGTGAACGTGGACTGCAAGGAACTCAGGGAGAACGTGGTGAAATAGGACCCAGGGGGTTCAGAGGTTCGAGAGGTCGGCGAGGTAACGATGGTATTGTTGGACCAAAGGGTGATACTGGACAACCAGGTCCACCAGGAGCTCAAGGAGAGGCTGGGCGACAGGGAACAGAAGGACCAAGAGGTTTCATTGGAATGCCTGGACCACCTGGAGCCGATGGAAAGAATGGACCTCCTGGGCCAGCTGGAGAAAGAGGATCAccg ggAGAACCAGGTAAACCTGGACCAACTGGAGAGCCAGGTGTAATTGGGCCCAGAGGAGCTACAGGTGACATGGGACAAGTTGGTGAGCCTGGTATACCAGGATTGCCAGGTCTTCCGGGAGAACCTGGACTGCCGGGCGATGCAGGGAAAGAAGGACATCCCGGTCCCCCTGGACATATGGGGAATCCAGGACCACAAGGACCTACTGGCTTGCCAGGATTTCCTGGAGATCGTGGACATCAAGGACAACCTGGCCTTCCAGGACTTAAAGGTGAACTTGGTATTCCTGGAGCTCCTGGAATACCCGGAGACAAAGGTCAAGCAGGTGAAGCGGGCAAAGACGGTCCCCAAGGTCAGATGGGCCGACCTGGACCTCCAGGAAATTTAGGAGCTCCTGGGGCAAAGGGAGAAGTAGGTGAAAAGGGACCAATCGGACCAGTTGGTCGTGATGGTTTGACTGGTTTACGTGGGCTGCCAGGTCCACCAGGGCCGGCAGGAACTCCAGGAGAAGATGGTGACAAGGGTGAACTTGGACCTCCGGGTGAAAAAGGTCTTAAAGGGTCCCAAGGAGAAATG GGTCCAATGGGATCATCAGGCCCACAAGGACCTCGAGGAGAATCAGGCCCACCTGGTGCACCAGGAGACAAAGGCCCAACTGGTGAAATGGGCCGCGCTGGCATCAAGGGTGAAGATGGTAAACCTGGAATAGCAGGTCCACCCGGTAATATGGGACTTCAAGGACTCCCTGGTCCGCCAGGAATAAAAGGCGAACGAGGTGACGATGGAATGATGGGACCTGTTGGACCAATTGGAATTCCTGGTGAACAAGGTCGTCGAGGGCCAAAAGGTGCTAGTGGAGCACAAGGAAAACCTGGTGCTCCCGGTCCAATCGGTTTTACCGGAGCGGATGGAGCTCAGGGACAACCTGGACCAATTGGGCCTCCTGGAAAAGAAGGTGAACGTGGACAAAATGGACCTAAAGGTGAAGAAGGTAAATCTGGTTTACCCGGGCCACCAGGAAAACAAGGTAACTTAGGTCCAGAAGGACCAAAAGGTGCACTCGGACCTCGAGGTTATCCAGGAAATAATGGCGAACCTGGTTTGCCTGGTATAAAAGGAGAACCAGGAAAAGAAGGTGATGACGGAAAACCAGGTGAACAAGGTATGCCAGGCGATTATGGTCCACCAGGAAGAATTGGAGAACCAGGACCGCCAGGCAAACAAGGTTCAGAAGGCCCAGCTGGTCTTCAAGGTAGCACGGGCCCATCTGGGGAAAAAGGTGACAAAGGTGATATTGGACCAGCTGGTCCTATGGGAATTATTGGACCACAAGGATTACCTGGAACTCAAGGGCCAGCTGGCTTACGAGGACCTCCTGGTGTCACTGGTGAAACCGGCAGAGCAGGAAATATTGGACCACCAGGTCCAAATGGAAAAATCGGCGACACTGGACCAGATGGACAAAAAGGTGATCGAGGTCGACGTGGTCCCAAAGGACATCGAGGTGAACTTGGAATGGTCGGTCTGAAGGGAGACCAAGGAGAGAAAGGAGATAGAGGATTACGTGGACCACAAGGTCCAGAAGGTCGTAAAGGTGATTTGGGTCCAATGGGACAGTTGGGTTTCAAGGGTAACGATGGTATACAAGGACCTGTAGGAGAACCTGGTAAATTGGGTCCAAAAGGAACAGATGGTCCAACTGGTCCTAAAGGTGATATGGGACCAGCTGGCCCTCCAGGACCACCAGGTGCTCCTGCTGATGCTCCTCTCATTCCACCTGAACTCCTATTTCAAATGGGAGAATATGGAAACACCAAAGCCGATCTTAGACGCCGAAGAGATGTTCCAAGTTTCGAGGACCTTGCTGCTAtagatgatgacgatgatgatttCAATGAGTTAATGGGTATTTCTAAGGATACAACATCCAAACGAaaatctaaaagaaaaaaaacaaaaaaagaagatctCCCACCGAAATTCCAAGACATGTACAGCGCCATCTATACAATGCGTCAAGAAATGGATCGCATTCGAAAACCTTTGGGAACACAAGATAATCCAGCACGTACTTGCAGAGATCTACATTTTGGTCATCCACATTTCAAAGACGATTGGTATTGGATCGATCCGAATGCTGGCATGGCTGATGATGCTATCTATGTCTTCTGTAATATGACTGGCGATGGTGAGACATGTGTCCCGGCTGATCTTCATACAGCACAAATGCCCAGCATTCCATGGCGAAAGGAGGAAAATTTGGATTGGTATTCGAATATGAGAGGAGCTTCAAAGATCACCTACGATACAATTGGATTAGTTCAGTTGACATTTTTGAAACTTCTCTCACAGGAGGGATATCAAAACTTTACCTATTCTTGTTCGAATAGTGTGGCTTGGTTTAATGCAAACGACAATAACTACACGAATGCTATAAAGTTGCAGGGTGATAATGAATTTGAAATTGGAAATGAAGGAACTCCAGTGAAGCCGATTGTTCTGTTTGATGGTTGCCAG aatggtAATACCCAATCAGAAACGATTTTAGAAATTCGAACAAAACGCTTAAGCTACCTGCCAATAACCGACTTTTTCCCAAAAGACTATGGACAACCAAATCAATCTTTCGGTTTTAAAGTTGGATCTgcttgttttaaataa